In Trueperaceae bacterium, the sequence AACCAGGCGCTACCGCCGTGCTCGATGAACGCGCCCGTCGGCACCTCGCCGAAGGCCACCTCGTGGGTCACCTTGCCGCCGCCGCGCCGGGCGCGCTCGGCATGAAGCTGCCGGTCGATGAGTGTAACCGGCATGGCGCGCGGATCGCCCAGGTCGTGCGCCCCGCACCAGAGCGCCTTGAACTCTTGGTAGCGCTCGCGCCTGCACTCGCCGCACGGGCGGTGACCCGCGGCGAAGGCGGTGGCCTCGTCGAGGAAGAAGAGTTCCGAGTAGCGGTGGGGGCTGAACACCTCGCGGTGCCTGCCCTTGAACTCGAGCCGGCAAGTGACCCACGCCCTGTGGCGCCACGGCGCCACCACCCGCTTGGCGTCGTCGTGGAGCACGCCGCGGTTGCCCAGCCAGGCGCCGCGCTCCGGCACGGCGTTCAGGTTGCCCCAGGGGTCCACGCGGTTCTGGAGTGGCAACTTCGTCCTCTCGCGCCCCGGGCTGGCGCCGGCCGTCCTGCCCGGGTACCGTTCGGGCATGAAGGCGGCTGCCCACACCATGTCCACCCCGCGGCTCGAGCTCCTCCCGGCGCTCGACCTCTACGCGCGGCTCGGCTTCGACGGCGTGGAGGTCCTCTACACGGAAGGTTACCCCTGCGCGCTCCACCCGAGCGCGGCGGAGGAAGAGGTGAGGCCGCTCCTCCAGCGCCTCAGCGAGACCGGCCTCCGCGTGGCGCAGCTGACGCCGTACGCGAACGCCTTCGACGACGAGGACCCGGCCGTGCGGGAGGCGGCCGTCGCGGAGATCGAGCGCTGCATCGAGCTGGCCGGCCGCCTCGGGTGCGGCAACGTGCGGCTATGGGCAGGGCAGGAGCCGGAGCCTGGCGAGGGGCCGGGCCGGTACGAGCGCCTGATTGACGCCCTTAGGGGTCTCGCCGCGAAGGCTGTCGCCGCCGGAGTGAGCCTGAACATCGAGAACCACGCGGGTTCCTACGCTCTCTGCTCCGAGACCTCAGTGAGGATCATCGAGGCCGTGGGGGCCGGTCTCGGGATCACGTACGACCCGGCGAACCTGCTGCAGCTCGGCGAAGGGGAACCCCTGCGCGCGCTCGAGCGGCAGCTGCCGTACGTGAGGCACGTCCACTTCAAGGACCTGCGGGCGCTGGGGGACCGGAAGTACGAGATAACGCAGGTAGGTGAGGGCGACGTGCCTTGGGCGGAGCTCATGCCCGTGCTGCGGGCAGGCGGTTACGCCGAGTACTTCTCTACGGAGTACGAGAAGCGGTGGCACCCGGACGAGCTGCCGGAGCCGGAGGTGGGGTTGAGGCACGAGCTGAGCGAGCTCCGGAGGTTGTGGGTCTGACAAACAGTACGAGACTAGACAGGTAGGTGAGGGCGACGTGCCTTGGGCGGAGCTCATGCCCGTGCTGCGGGCAGGCGGTTACGCCGAGTACTTCTTGGAAGCGGTAGTCCGTGTTCCTGGTGTACCTGGTAGCGGGGTTCTGGGTTGTTGGAAGCGCCTGTAGCTGTCTTGGCTTGCAGGCGCTTGTGGTGGGGTCGTTTGCGGGCGGGTTACTCCCAGTATTTGGGGTTCTTGCGGTTGGCGAGGATGGCGAAGAGGTCGCTGGCGGCGCGCTCGTCGATGCCGATGGTCAGGAAATCATCGATGATCAAGAGCTCGAGCTAGTGCTCGTGCTCGCCGTCGTCACCCTCATGATTGGCGCCTGGTCCGTACCCCCAATGCTCGCGCTCCTCGGCTGACCCGCACCGCACGAGACGGTAGTGGCGGGCTGTCATGGCCCGCCACTCTTGTTAGGTTCGGTGTTCCTGTTGGGTCAGGAGATGGGGATGCGGTCGCTTCCCACGCGCACGGCGATCTCGATGTCGCCGCCCAGCGCCTGCGCGTACGCCCTTAGCGTCGACACCTGCGCTGTGTCGATGTCTCCGCGTTCGATGCGAGACACGCGCGACTGAGAGACGTGCAGGCGCTCGGCGACGTCCTCCTGCCGCAGCCCGAAATGGTCCCTGAGCTCGGCCAGCTTGTAGGCGCGCTCGTCAGCAATCATGCGAGCCTTGTGCTCCTGCGCCTTCTTCTCATCAAGGCGGCCCTCTTGGACGGCCTTCGCTCGAACTTCACGCCACTTCTTCATCACTCTTACCGTCACAATCTCTTTGCTCGCCTCGGTTCGGCTTCAGTCGTACTCGCCTGCTAGCCACTTCTTGTAGCGCCCTTCGGCTACCGGGATGTTCTCCTCGTACCACTCGCTAAACTTGCCTGACTTGTCGCCGGCCACGAGGAGCACCGCATTGCGGGCAGGGTCGAAGGTGAACAGGACGCGAACCTTGCAGTCCCCACTCGAGCCTGGTCACAACTCCTTGAGGTTGTGAAGCTCCGAGTCGTTGATCTTGTCGACCAGGGGCCGGCCGAGGCTGGGGCCCCGCTCCTCCAGGAGGTCGAGAGCGGCGCCAACCAACTCTGTCGTTTCCGGATCCAACTGCTCGAACCACTCGTTCACCTCCCGAAGCAAGACGATCTCCCAAGCCACACCCAGGCTATGACACAAAGGTTCTATGACGTGTGTTCCATGTCGCGCGCTTGGCCTTGTCTGACGCTGCACGCGAACGCCGACCCGTTTGAGCGGAACGGGTACCGTAACGGTTACCGGCCGCGGCAGTTCAAGACGCGCGTGGGGACCCCGCACCTGCTGACCCCGGGGGCGAATTGCCACTGTTTCGGCGGTAGCCCTTCATAGAGCAGCATTCCATGACGTCTCACCACCGTGCCGGCCCACAGGTCGTTCGACGGGAACGACGCCGCCACGGGCACGATTCTCATCCTGCGCGACAACCGCGAACCGCGCCCGACCGTGGAGGTCCCATCGTCTTCACCGCGAGCTCCACGCGAGCTCCCGGCCGCCTACGTGCATCTGGACCCTTCGCGGACGCCTCGATTGGCCTCACGATCAGCGGCAAGAACAAGGCCATCCAGGTTCATTGGCGAGCGCGGCCCCCTCACCGCACGGTGAACGTCAAGAACCCCTCGATGACGTGCGTGTCGACGGAGAGCACGCGCCAGGCGAGCAGGTAGGCGCCCGGGCTCAGCGGTTCGCCCAGGGTCAGGTTCAGTTGCGCGGCGCTGCCGGAGCGCGGTCTTAGGGCGAAGGCCACCTGCCCCACTTGCTCCTCTCGTTGCGCGAGAACGGTCGACGCCATGGGGCCGGCCACCGCGTCGAGGCGCGCGGCGTAGTCCTCGGCGCCCGGTTCCAGGTCGGTGACGACCCGCACGAGCTTGAAGGTCGAGAAGCCCGTCTCGACGGGTTCGCTGAACTCGAGGGAGATCTCCGTTACCGGCTCGCTCGTCACCTCCCCCTCGACTGGGGAGGAGGTGACGAGGTAGGCGTGGGCGTAGCCGAAGCTCACGGCAGTGGCGACGACGAACGCAGCTAGGGCGCGCCTCACGGTAGCGAGATGTCCTTGATGTCCATGATGGCGGGTTCGGTGTGAGCCACATGGTCGAAGGTCAGGTCGATGGCCGTCGTGCCAACGTAGCCCTTCACGCGGAATGTGTACTCGCCTGGGGCCGTGGGCAGGAAGTTGCCCGTGTACCAACCTTCCTTGTCGCGGTTGGCGCGCAGGGTGAGCTTCACCTCGCTGCCAGCGGGACCCAAGACCCACGCGTCCAGGCTCTTCTCGAGGCCCGTTACCGGGTTGCCGTTCGCGTCCCTTACGGCGAGGTCGATGCCGTTGAGCACGTTGGTGTAGGGCGGGTTGACGAGGTAACCGACGATCACCCGGTAGGCGCCGTCAGTGACCTCGATGGATTGGTGGGCGTGAGCTAGGGGTAGGGCGGCGGAGGCCATCGCCAGGGTGAGGACGGCGGTTGCGATATTGCGTAGGTTCATCGCTCACTCTCTCAGGTAGTCTGCCCATCGCTGCAAGTTCTCGATGGGGGAGGTGCTCGAGTCCTCGGCGGTGTGGGGGAGCGCGCTGGTGGTCAACCAGGCGGTCGCGACGAACACGGCCAGGAGGAGCGCGAGCTCGGTGGTCAGGCTGCGGCGCATGCGGAGGTCAGTCTCGTCGCGTCGCGCCGCCGGGAGCAGCCCGAAGCGGTTCCAGGCGGCGAGGGCCACGGTCAGGGCCACGATACCCACCTTCACCAGCCAGGCCGTCGCGTAGGGCGACGCCACGAACGACGCCGGGTCCGACGAGTGGACGAGGGTGGAGATCACCCCGGTGAGCGTCAGCAACAGGACCGTCAGGAGGCCGATGCGGGAGAGGCGCTCGAGCGTGTCGAGCTTGAGCGCCTCGGCGCCGTCTCGCCAGACGGGTGCGGCGCGGGCGGCGAGGACGGCGCCCGCCCAGACCGCCACCGCCCCGTAGTGCACGAGGTCGGTGATCATGGGCCACGTCCCGCCCATGCCGGCGGCGTGGCTGGCGTAGCTGTAGGTGGTTAGGAGGGCGAGGGCGAGCGGCCACCGCAGCAGGCGCAGCCACGGGACGGCCACGGCGGCCGTGAGGGCCGCAGCCACGGCGGTGCGCGCCACGACGGCGTGGCCGTGCCTTGTGGAGCTCAGGTACGAGACGAACAGGTCCCACTCCGCGTGCCCCAGCAGTCGCACGAGGTTCACCACGACCTCGAGCGCGCTGGCGAGCACGAGGGCGGCGAGCGCGGCGTACAAGGCGGCGGCGAGGGCCGGCGTGAGGCGCTTGGTGGGGAGGAGGGTGGGCGCCACGCTCGTGCCGGCGGCGATCGCCGCGCTAAGCAAGGTGACAGCTTTCGCCAAGATGACCAGCATCGAGTCTCCATGCGGGCGACGGGGCAAGGGCGTCTGCTTGCCGGGGTGCCATTCGGGCGGTGACCGCGCGTTATCGGGGTCGGGCGGTCACAGGCCGCCCGACCCGTCGGGATCCGTGACTAGTCGGCCGTGGCCGGTGGCGCGCGGGCCCTGGTGCCACCGACGGTCAGCTGTGCCGGGCGCGCCTCGGGTCCCTCGAAGGGCTCCGCGGCCGGGATCCGGCCCACGGAGGCGT encodes:
- a CDS encoding sugar phosphate isomerase/epimerase, with translation MKAAAHTMSTPRLELLPALDLYARLGFDGVEVLYTEGYPCALHPSAAEEEVRPLLQRLSETGLRVAQLTPYANAFDDEDPAVREAAVAEIERCIELAGRLGCGNVRLWAGQEPEPGEGPGRYERLIDALRGLAAKAVAAGVSLNIENHAGSYALCSETSVRIIEAVGAGLGITYDPANLLQLGEGEPLRALERQLPYVRHVHFKDLRALGDRKYEITQVGEGDVPWAELMPVLRAGGYAEYFSTEYEKRWHPDELPEPEVGLRHELSELRRLWV
- a CDS encoding XRE family transcriptional regulator, whose translation is MKKWREVRAKAVQEGRLDEKKAQEHKARMIADERAYKLAELRDHFGLRQEDVAERLHVSQSRVSRIERGDIDTAQVSTLRAYAQALGGDIEIAVRVGSDRIPIS
- a CDS encoding copper resistance protein CopC, with the protein product MRRALAAFVVATAVSFGYAHAYLVTSSPVEGEVTSEPVTEISLEFSEPVETGFSTFKLVRVVTDLEPGAEDYAARLDAVAGPMASTVLAQREEQVGQVAFALRPRSGSAAQLNLTLGEPLSPGAYLLAWRVLSVDTHVIEGFLTFTVR
- a CDS encoding CopD family protein, which codes for MLVILAKAVTLLSAAIAAGTSVAPTLLPTKRLTPALAAALYAALAALVLASALEVVVNLVRLLGHAEWDLFVSYLSSTRHGHAVVARTAVAAALTAAVAVPWLRLLRWPLALALLTTYSYASHAAGMGGTWPMITDLVHYGAVAVWAGAVLAARAAPVWRDGAEALKLDTLERLSRIGLLTVLLLTLTGVISTLVHSSDPASFVASPYATAWLVKVGIVALTVALAAWNRFGLLPAARRDETDLRMRRSLTTELALLLAVFVATAWLTTSALPHTAEDSSTSPIENLQRWADYLRE